The Rhea pennata isolate bPtePen1 chromosome Z, bPtePen1.pri, whole genome shotgun sequence genome includes a region encoding these proteins:
- the TTC39B gene encoding tetratricopeptide repeat protein 39B yields MASVGNGTEESGGGEEESFEDAFENIPVASKMDLKCALEECSMALNLFLNNKFSEALELLRPWSKDSMYHALGYSTILVMQAAMTFEQQDIQMGISTMKEALQTCQRFRKRSTVVESLSSLVSKQPMDQLSEEEMHAEICYAECLLQKAALTFVQDENMINFIKGGLKIRTSYQIYKECHQVLQMTQGNKNKNETYHQFEGGVKLGIGAFNLMLSLLPGRILRLLEFIGFSGNRELGLHQLREGASGSSLRAILCTFTLLVYHTYVSLILGTGEANLREADGLLEPYLQKFPNGSIILFYAARIDILKGNFEKAQVTFQECIAAQQEWKQIHHLCYWELMWCYTFQQNWLQAYRYADLLSKESRWSKAIYVFQKAAILCMLPEHDVKGTGEDIISLFRQVDGLKQRIAGKSIPTEKFAVRKARRYASSQPVKLILPALEMMYVWNGFAIVGKRADLTENLLVTIEKEETALQNETNHNEYYMDDVCLLQLLKGLCLKHLGRLMQAELCFNQVIQSEKQIKYDNYLVPFTLYELGLLYKQQDERGKAIRFIETAKNNYKEYSMESRLHFRIHAALDSLKVTPASTP; encoded by the exons ggCATCCAAGATGGATCTCAAGTGTGCTCTGGAAGAATGTTCAATGgcactgaatttatttctgaacaATAAATTCTCAGAAGCCCTGGAATTACTTCGTCCATG GTCTAAAGATAGCATGTACCATGCTCTTGGGTACAGCACTATTTTAGTTATGCAAGCTGCCATGACATTTGAACAGCAGGATATACAGATGGGAATTTCTACAATGAAGGAAGCTTTACAAACCTGCCAAAG ATTCAGGAAAAGAAGCACAGTGGTAGAATCCTTGTCCAGTCTAGTTTCTAAACAGCCAATGGATCAGTTAAGTGAAG aGGAAATGCATGCTGAAATTTGTTATGCTGAATGcttgctgcagaaagcagctctcACCTTTGTACag gatGAAAATATGATCAACTTTATCAAAGGTGGCCTGAAAATTAGGACAAGTTACCAAATATACAA AGAATGTCATCAGGTGCTACAGATGACTCAggggaacaaaaacaaaaatgaaacttaTCACCAGTTTGAAGGAGGAGTAAAACTTGGAATAGGAGCATTCAATTTg ATGCTGTCACTTTTACCTGGAAGGATCCTCCGACTTCTAGAATTTATTGGATTTTCTGGCAATAGG gagttgggcctccatcaGCTACGGGAAGGTGCATCTGGCAGCAGTTTGAGGGCCATTTTGTGTACCTTCACCTTGCTGGTTTATCATACTTATGTCTCCTTAATCCTTG GTACAGGGGAAGCCAATCTTCGTGAAGCAGATGGTCTCCTTGAACCCTACCTCCAGAAGTTTCCAAAT GGTTCCATTATATTATTTTACGCTGCTAGAATAGATatactgaaaggaaattttgaaaag GCACAGGTAACATTCCAAGAATGCATAGCAGCCCAGCAAGAGTGGAAGCAGATTCACCATCTCTGTTACTGGGAGCTGATGTGGTGCTACACATTCCAGCAGAACTGGCTTCAGGCATATCGGTATGCAGACCTACTCAGCAAAGAGAGCAGGTGGTCTAAG gCAATATATGTATTCCAGAAAGCAGCAATCTTGTGTATGCTTCCAGAGCATGATGTGAAAGGGACTGGTGAGGACATTATATCTTTGTTCAG ACAAGTGGATGGTTTAAAACAGAGAATTGCAGGAAAATCTATCCCGACTGAAAAGTTCGCAGTAAGGAAAGCTCGACGCTATGCAAGTTCTCAACCAGTGAAGCTGATATTGCCTGCCTTG gAAATGATGTATGTCTGGAATGGCTTTGCAATTGTGGGCAAAAGAGCAGACCTCACTGAAAATCTGTTGGTAAcaattgaaaaagaagaaactgctcTACAAAATGAAACTA ATCACAATGAATATTATATGGATGATGTGTGCTTGTTGCAGTTACTAAAAGGCCTCTGTCTAAAGCACTTAGGAAGACTCATGCAAGCTGAACTGTGTTTCAATCAAGTAATTCAAAG TGAGAAGCAGATAAAATATGACAATTATTTGGTGCCATTCACGCTGTATGAGTTGGGTCTTCTGTACAAACAACAAgatgagagaggaaaagcaataaGATTCATAGAAACTGCAAA AAACAACTACAAAGAATACTCTATGGAGTCCAGGTTACACTTCAGGATTCATGCCGCACTTGACAGCTTGAAAGTGACTCCTGCTTCAACGCCTTGA